The following coding sequences are from one bacterium window:
- a CDS encoding carboxymuconolactone decarboxylase family protein, which produces MNYHFLSLNQTFRNDVDVMLQRPALSRPQRVCVILAAANALLRDYETNECIALGIAESVPVLQLKEVILQNYLFCGFPNAIEGLLVLQKQAHLHGISNEDFQDHRSNDAIQNDGERLCKEVYRKNFDKLMSNMQSLSMDLHQWMIREGYGKVLSRPVLSALDRELCIVSTLAVLGRTRQLISHLKGAFHLGAGIEAIRETIFSLRLFISQEHIDHAMSLMKDTLE; this is translated from the coding sequence TTGAATTACCATTTCCTTTCTTTGAACCAAACCTTTCGAAACGACGTTGACGTGATGTTGCAGCGTCCGGCTTTATCCCGGCCGCAACGTGTTTGTGTAATTCTGGCAGCCGCCAATGCATTGTTGCGGGATTACGAAACCAATGAATGTATTGCATTAGGAATCGCCGAGTCTGTTCCGGTACTTCAATTAAAGGAAGTTATTCTTCAAAATTATTTGTTTTGCGGATTTCCCAATGCCATTGAAGGTTTGCTGGTATTGCAAAAACAAGCCCATCTTCATGGAATATCCAACGAAGATTTTCAAGATCACCGTAGTAACGATGCAATTCAAAATGACGGTGAACGCCTTTGCAAAGAGGTTTACAGAAAAAATTTCGATAAACTAATGAGCAACATGCAATCGCTCAGCATGGACCTGCATCAATGGATGATTCGCGAAGGTTACGGAAAAGTCCTGAGCCGTCCGGTGTTGTCGGCCCTTGATCGTGAATTATGCATCGTATCGACGTTGGCTGTACTTGGGCGCACACGGCAACTGATCTCGCATCTGAAAGGCGCTTTTCATCTCGGAGCCGGCATTGAAGCAATTCGTGAAACCATTTTTTCGTTACGCTTATTCATCTCTCAAGAACATATCGACCATGCGATGAGCCTCATGAAAGATACTCTGGAATAA
- a CDS encoding oligosaccharide flippase family protein, with protein MKFSAHIDKSIWLTLDRGLFALYGLLFNLILIRHLPTAEYTYYVLVYQSLFMFLVALCSSFALQPMMKYAAGNKDVASFISIGIIMYSLAALLLTIMCLASTPWIDQWFKLDGLGKRVWYIPWFFLAFSLRLIFQYIFQSTYRLKEIFLTNLVFSVISLSWLFLWIFVSYEYNAEDVFMNIGLSSIVATIVSVVYGWNTFKFSLRQSVDQWRQMLSFGTYGTANTSSFFIFGYLDNYLIAFFSTPFQVNIYNVARIFYRVFDVFAQIVQGLLIPTVSKLHTQLDYITLRQVFEKAVCFSSIALLPVFFIYLFFADVLFGIMFGLKYQEGISILYIFSFHALIVPWTSVAGSYYVGIDKMKIALMINSAYIGLSLLFYFILIPSYQAKGAALAVLFSTIVATFIHVVVIHKLIRFSFLGIISRIHDILNFCKTTILNIKT; from the coding sequence ATGAAATTCAGTGCGCATATCGATAAAAGTATTTGGCTAACCCTCGACAGAGGACTGTTTGCGCTGTATGGTTTATTATTTAATCTAATCCTGATCCGCCATTTGCCGACAGCCGAATACACCTATTATGTATTGGTGTATCAATCATTATTTATGTTTCTTGTTGCTTTATGCAGCAGTTTTGCCTTACAGCCGATGATGAAGTATGCTGCAGGGAATAAAGATGTCGCTTCTTTTATTTCGATTGGTATTATTATGTATTCGCTGGCCGCATTGCTATTAACGATAATGTGCCTGGCATCTACGCCGTGGATTGATCAGTGGTTTAAATTGGACGGATTAGGAAAACGAGTATGGTATATTCCATGGTTTTTTCTCGCTTTTTCATTGAGGCTTATTTTCCAATATATATTTCAATCCACTTACCGCCTGAAAGAGATTTTCTTAACTAACTTAGTATTTTCCGTCATATCATTGAGCTGGCTTTTTTTATGGATTTTTGTTTCATATGAGTATAATGCGGAAGATGTATTTATGAATATCGGTTTATCGTCTATCGTTGCTACAATTGTGAGCGTTGTATACGGATGGAATACGTTTAAATTTAGTTTACGCCAGTCTGTCGACCAATGGAGACAAATGCTCTCATTTGGGACTTATGGTACTGCGAATACCAGTTCATTTTTTATTTTTGGATATTTAGATAATTACTTAATTGCGTTTTTTTCAACACCATTTCAAGTCAATATCTATAATGTCGCGAGGATATTTTATCGTGTTTTTGATGTTTTTGCACAAATTGTACAAGGATTGTTAATTCCTACCGTTTCAAAACTTCATACTCAGCTGGACTATATCACTTTGAGGCAAGTATTTGAAAAAGCTGTTTGCTTTTCTTCAATTGCCTTGCTGCCGGTTTTTTTCATTTATTTATTCTTTGCGGATGTTCTTTTTGGGATAATGTTTGGACTGAAATATCAAGAAGGCATTTCTATTTTATACATTTTCAGTTTTCATGCGCTGATAGTTCCTTGGACGTCGGTTGCAGGGAGTTACTATGTTGGAATTGACAAAATGAAGATTGCACTAATGATCAATAGTGCATATATTGGCTTGTCTTTGCTGTTCTATTTTATATTGATACCAAGTTATCAAGCCAAAGGCGCTGCGTTGGCTGTTTTGTTCTCTACAATTGTTGCCACATTTATTCATGTAGTCGTTATTCATAAACTCATTCGTTTTAGCTTTTTAGGTATTATTTCAAGAATCCACGATATTTTAAATTTCTGTAAAACCACCATATTGAATATCAAAACCTAG
- a CDS encoding class I SAM-dependent methyltransferase: MAEHRTESKVKDFYEQFTESHILYDRLTYNRRYIHIHKLIREFVRPGMEVLELGCGTGITSKKILECGAKVTGIDLSENNIRFAKAVVKGGNFLAQDVLTLNLNKVFDVITLFDFMEHIPKEHHTHLFNIVRSHCHSSTVIIINIPNPRSLAYLREHQPDALQIVDEEVTIDDFAALCRQAGLYIQRYVTNDIFQKEDYDELILKVSKPRINIPVQEGVLHFIARKLWWALKGPILRKIYSYKLNKVSRA, translated from the coding sequence ATGGCCGAGCACAGAACTGAAAGTAAAGTCAAAGACTTTTACGAACAATTTACAGAATCACATATTCTCTATGATCGATTGACATATAATCGCCGTTATATTCATATCCACAAGCTTATTAGAGAATTTGTACGTCCGGGTATGGAAGTTCTTGAGCTTGGCTGCGGAACGGGAATTACGTCTAAAAAAATTCTTGAATGTGGCGCGAAAGTGACTGGTATTGATTTATCCGAGAATAATATTCGTTTTGCGAAGGCGGTTGTCAAAGGTGGTAATTTTTTAGCGCAAGATGTTTTAACGCTCAATCTGAATAAAGTATTTGATGTGATTACTCTATTCGATTTCATGGAGCACATTCCGAAAGAACATCATACCCATCTTTTTAATATTGTTCGGAGTCATTGTCATTCCTCAACCGTGATCATAATTAATATTCCAAATCCACGATCATTGGCATATTTGCGAGAACACCAACCGGATGCTTTACAAATTGTTGATGAAGAAGTTACCATTGATGATTTTGCCGCTTTATGTCGACAGGCCGGGTTATACATTCAACGATATGTTACAAATGATATTTTCCAGAAGGAAGATTATGATGAATTGATTCTTAAAGTATCAAAACCCAGAATAAATATTCCCGTGCAGGAAGGAGTTCTCCATTTCATTGCGAGAAAGTTATGGTGGGCGTTGAAAGGGCCTATCCTTAGGAAAATATACTCATACAAGTTAAACAAAGTATCTCGAGCATGA